The DNA sequence CATTGCCCGATTCCATGGTTCCTTTGGTATCGTTGGGGGCATCGCAGGGCTTCAGTGCGCTCAACCTTGACGCCGCCGACCCGGCCGCGCGAGGCGATCCGGTTCTCGTTGTTTATGACCCAATACTCATCTACCTTGACGGACCACACAGCATGAAGAAATCCGCGCCAGTTGAGGACTTTACACCACCTATACCCCATAATAAACCACTTTCGCGGGGTGCCAATGGCCGCTGGTCGGGCAGTGACACGTGCGTCTCTGCGGGTGCTTGCGTGCCCTTGGCGCCCTGCTACAATGCCGGCCCCCTGTGTCAGCCACGCCTGATGACGCCACGCACTGAATTGGTGAGGTACTGTGCCCAAGCTCAATCCCCGTCAGCGAGAAGCCGTACACTATATTGATGGCCCCTGCCTGGTGCTGGCCGGGGCGGGCAGTGGCAAAACCAGTGTGATCACCCGCAAGATTGCCTATCTGATCGAGCAGTGCGACCTGCCGGCTCGCCATATCGCCGCCCTGACCTTTACCAACAAGGCCGCCCGGGAGATGAAGGAGCGGGTCAGTTCGCTGGTCAAAGGCAGCGCCGCCAAGGGGCTGACGGTCTCGACCTTTCACAATCTGGGCCTGAATATCATACGTCGGGAGTATAAAGCCCTGGGCTTCAAACCCGGATTTTCGATATTTGACGCCGAAGATGCCCGGGCCCTGCTCAAGGAGCTGTTGCTCAAAGACGGCGAGCTGGACAGCGACCACCTCAACCGGGTTCAGCATCAGATTTCCAACTGGAAGAACGACCTGACCGATCCGGCCGAGGTATTGGCCATGGCCCAGAGCCCGGGCGAGCAGACCATCGCCCGGGTGTACGAGCGCTACAACCAGGCGCTCAAGGCCTACAACGCCGTGGATTTCGACGACCTGATCCTGATTCCGGTACGCCTGTTCCAGGACCATCCGGACATCCTGGCCCGCTGGCAGCGCAAAATTCGCTACCTGCTGGTGGACGAGTACCAGGACACCAACTCCAGCCAGTACCTGCTGGTCAAGCTGATCGTGGGCGTGCGCGGCTCGCTCACCGTGGTGGGGGATGACGACCAGTCGATCTACGCCTGGCGCGGCGCCCGGCCGGAGAACATGAGCCTGCTCAAGCAGGACTTCCCGGCCCTGAATGTGATCAAGCTGGAGCAGAACTACCGCTCCACCAGCCGCATTCTGAAAGTGGCCAACCACCTGATTGCCCACAACCCCCACGAATTCGACAAGGCATTGTGGAGTGAAATGGGCCTGGGCGACCCGATCCGGGTGATCCGCTGCGCCAATGAAGAGGCTGAGGCCGAGCGGGTGGCCACGGAAATTCTCACCAGCCGGCTGCGCTACCAGCGCAAGTTCCGCGACTACGCGGTACTGTACCGGGGCAACCACCAGGCCCGGCTGCTGGAAATCAAACTGCAGCAACACCAAATCCCCTACAAAATCAGCGGCGGCTCGTCCTTCTTCTCCAAAACCGAAATCAAGGATGTGATGGCGTATTTACGCCTGCTGGTAAACCCGGACGACGACAACGCCTTTTTGCGGGTGATCAACACCCCGCGCCGGCAGATCGGCACCAGTACCTTGGAAGCCCTCGGGCGTTACGCCACTGAGCGGCATATCGGGCTGTTCAGCGCGGTGAATGAACTTGGGTTGGAGAGCCAGCTCAACGACAAGGCGCTCGAACGCCTGCGCCGGTTTGTGCACTGGATGGAGGGCGTGCATCAGCGCTCCCACGGCGACAACCCGATCGGCGCGATTCGGGAAATGCTCGAAGACATGGATTACGAGGCCTGGCTGCACCAGAACGCCAGTACCCCCAAGGCTGCCGAGCGGCGCTGGGAAAACGTTCAGTACCTGGTGGACTCTCTCGGCAAGACTCTGGCGCCGGGGGATGACGACGATGAGACCACCATCAAGGAAGCCATTGCCAAGCTGGTCCTGCGGGACTTGCTCGAGCGTCAGGAAGAGGAGGACGAGCTGGACCAGGTGCAGCTGCTTACCCTCCACGCGTCCAAGGGGCTGGAGTTTCCGCACGTGTTCATGGTGGGCCTGGAAGAAGACCTGCTGCCCCACCGGAACAGTATCGAAGATGGCAATATCGAGGAAGAGCGGCGCCTGACCTACGTGGGCATCACCCGCGCCCAGAAAACCCTGACCATGACGTTGGCCCACAAGCGCAAGCAGTTCGGGGAAATCTTTGAAACCACGCCCAGTCGGTTTCTGGAGGAATTACCGCCGGAGGATGTGGAGAGTGAAGGATTCGGTGAGCTCAGTCCGGAGAAAAATGTCGCCAAGGGCGAAGAGACGCTGAGCAGTTTGCTGGGGATGTTTGATTAGGTCGCCCTAGTGGCGCGTAGGGCGGATAAGGCCGCAGGCCGCATCCGCCGTAACCTTCCGCTAAACGATTAACTGCTCTCTTCAACCATATAATCGACGGTCGCCTGAATCTCTTCATCAGAGCAGTCGCTGCACAAGCCCATGGCCGGCATGGCATTGAAACCGTTGATAGCGTGGTCGTACAGTGTCTCGGAGCCCTTCTCAATGCGGCTTGCCCAGTCGTCCACGGAACCGAGCATCGGCGCACCGGACACGCCAGCATCGTGGCAGGTGGCGCAGGCCGAGCCGTAAATTTCTTCACCGGAGCGCGGTTCACCGCTGCTGGCACTGGCCACGGGCGCTGCCGCGCAATCGTCACCGGCCATGCACACCTTGCCTACCGGGGCCAGGCGGTTTTCGATTTCTTTGGACACGTTACTGGACTGAGCCACCGCCAGAGCGGAGAGCAGACCCAGACTGGCAGCCAACAACAGGCCGATGCGTTTCTTGACTAGACTCACGGTGCTTCATCCTCGTTGTGAGAGGCAGTGCCTCTTTGGACTATTTGGGGCGATCACCGGGCGTAGCCCGCCAACCGCGAGGGCGCATTATAGCCACAAACCGTTGCTCAGGTGAACCAAAGCCCGTCACTCGGCGGGCTCGGGCACGGCCCCGGCAATCAGCAGGTAAACGGACAGGTTGCGGGTCCAGCGGTCCATCAAGCGGCTAAAGTGGCGGTAGTTGGTGACCCGGTTGGTCCACTCCATCGCCTGTCCGGTCAGGTTTTGGGTTTCCCGGTGGTCGATGAACTGCGCCAGTACCTTGCCGTTAGGGTCTTCCAGTACCAGGTCAAAGGTGGCGTTTCCGGCCTCCCGCGTGTAGTAGCGGGTGATTCCCGGCCGGCTCAGGTCCGGTGCGTAGATGTTCAGGTTGCGCAGGGTAGGGCGGAAAATCATGTCCGCCTCTTCGCGGCTCTCGGTGAGAGTAACGCCGGTTTGCTCACTCAGCCCCTCACGGAGCGCTTCGTCGAGGAAGCGACCGTAATCCTCGTAGATGCGATCCAGGTCCCGTTGGGTGTAATCAGCCCTTCGGTCGCGCAGCCAGTAATCGCTCAGGGCGACCTGGGTCGGCTCGATATAGAGGGTGGTTATCCGGGGCAGACGTTCGCCCGGGGGCAGAAAGACATGGTCGAAGTTGCCGGGCTGAGCCGGGCGCAGTGAATCGTCTGCCAGCGGCAGGGGCGACTGCTGGGCGCAGGCAGCCAGCCATAAGGTCGCTATGGCCAGTAGCGCGGCCCTCGGCCAGAAACGGA is a window from the Marinimicrobium koreense genome containing:
- the rep gene encoding DNA helicase Rep; translation: MPKLNPRQREAVHYIDGPCLVLAGAGSGKTSVITRKIAYLIEQCDLPARHIAALTFTNKAAREMKERVSSLVKGSAAKGLTVSTFHNLGLNIIRREYKALGFKPGFSIFDAEDARALLKELLLKDGELDSDHLNRVQHQISNWKNDLTDPAEVLAMAQSPGEQTIARVYERYNQALKAYNAVDFDDLILIPVRLFQDHPDILARWQRKIRYLLVDEYQDTNSSQYLLVKLIVGVRGSLTVVGDDDQSIYAWRGARPENMSLLKQDFPALNVIKLEQNYRSTSRILKVANHLIAHNPHEFDKALWSEMGLGDPIRVIRCANEEAEAERVATEILTSRLRYQRKFRDYAVLYRGNHQARLLEIKLQQHQIPYKISGGSSFFSKTEIKDVMAYLRLLVNPDDDNAFLRVINTPRRQIGTSTLEALGRYATERHIGLFSAVNELGLESQLNDKALERLRRFVHWMEGVHQRSHGDNPIGAIREMLEDMDYEAWLHQNASTPKAAERRWENVQYLVDSLGKTLAPGDDDDETTIKEAIAKLVLRDLLERQEEEDELDQVQLLTLHASKGLEFPHVFMVGLEEDLLPHRNSIEDGNIEEERRLTYVGITRAQKTLTMTLAHKRKQFGEIFETTPSRFLEELPPEDVESEGFGELSPEKNVAKGEETLSSLLGMFD
- a CDS encoding c-type cytochrome; amino-acid sequence: MSLVKKRIGLLLAASLGLLSALAVAQSSNVSKEIENRLAPVGKVCMAGDDCAAAPVASASSGEPRSGEEIYGSACATCHDAGVSGAPMLGSVDDWASRIEKGSETLYDHAINGFNAMPAMGLCSDCSDEEIQATVDYMVEESS
- a CDS encoding DUF3313 family protein; its protein translation is MTHQRVISLRFWPRAALLAIATLWLAACAQQSPLPLADDSLRPAQPGNFDHVFLPPGERLPRITTLYIEPTQVALSDYWLRDRRADYTQRDLDRIYEDYGRFLDEALREGLSEQTGVTLTESREEADMIFRPTLRNLNIYAPDLSRPGITRYYTREAGNATFDLVLEDPNGKVLAQFIDHRETQNLTGQAMEWTNRVTNYRHFSRLMDRWTRNLSVYLLIAGAVPEPAE